The Terriglobales bacterium genome includes a window with the following:
- a CDS encoding Ig-like domain repeat protein, which yields MEHRLQRGRPFNGDVRTLPQIAPKKFERPEFEEPEITPVPYPGTAAPPQTSTSLVTSGGPTMNPPAPSASNSFEGLDFTNWGAGHPPDTNGDVGPTDYVQTINTSVGIYRKSDGVRLAAFTFNTLMSQGNFGNLCDTNNFGDPVVVYDTFEDRWIITDFAFILSGGNIVAPAFQCFAVSKSGDPVAGGWNFYSIRVNDAFPDYPKFGIWSDGLYMSANMFGFGAGGAFHNVRVWAFNKAQMYAGAPSVQILSFDAPAAEFTLLPSNARLQTGTPPTGSPNYFAVVAQFLNVVSVYKFHVDWNHISTSTFSGPFQSLTATSWSQLLAANRTEQSPGNKLDTLYFRLMVQNQYTNIGGAESLWNSHTVGASGATSAQSAPRFYQVDVTGGTVAANATQAFTYSPDATVFRFMPSVEVDRAGDMAMGYSATNATLNPAIRYAGRLAGDAVNSITQTETSLIEGTGTQSGNCGSSSCTRWGDYSAMTLDPDGCTFWYTNMYYQTTGLAFNTRIGAFSFPSCTPVATGTLQGTVTASGSGTPISGATVALGSRTTTTAVDGTYSFTSLPSGTYPSITASFPGFNSSTATNIVISDGLTTTQDFSLALAPTSGCLVDTTQADFQAGVPTNCDLTSSPGDVILLNAPSIDQQNTTLGNNGVGITITTFGGQTFTPAVTGQLTRADINLFCSGCTGTTPNLTLSLRATSGGLPTGADLASATITGFSSGAAVFYTANFSSPPTLTAGTQYALVIRPTVNPSPGTYALTRSGTSTLGADVYAGGTRVSGATSGTVWSIPTTGGVTTDAGFKVFMQTGFAPSGTFVSSIKDANPSAGATATWGTLSWNAATPTNTNIQFQAAASNSISGPFSFVGPDGTAGTFFTNGGSLAQFNGNRYLKYQASLTTTDSTVTPTLNDVTACFSTISGFAPPTIAKAFGASTIPLTGTTSLRFTIDNPNASASLSGIGFSDTLPAGLVVANPNGLTGSCGGGTITAAAGSNSISLSGAALAATGGCSFAVNVTGISAGIQNNTTGTITSNESGAGSTASASLTVNQASTSTTVASSSNPSVFGQSVTFTATVSSGAGTPTGTVTFLDGGSPIGTGTLSGGVATFTTSALAVGSHVITTSYGGDANFTGSTGSLNTNPQVVIAPPTISKVFGAASIPLNGTTSLSFTINNPNTSTALTGVGFGDTLPAGLVVANPNNLTGSCGGGTITAVAGTNSISLSGATLAASSGCTFSVNVTGVTAGNQNNTTGNVTSTEGGAGGTASASITVVAPPSIAKAFNPATIALNATTSLTFTITNPGANTVPLTGVAFTDTLPTGLTVADSSASACGGTLTTTNPTGIALAGATIDANSQCQFSMTVTGAAAGIYSNTTGNVTSTNGGTGNTASSSLTVAAPPTISKTFGVPTIPLNGTTSLSFTINNPNTSTLTGVGFSDTLPAGLLVANPNNLTGSCGEGTITAVAGTNSISLSGATLTASSGCTFSVDVTGTSAGVQNNTTGNVTSTEGGAGGTASASITVVAPPSIAKAFNPVTIALNTTTSLTFTITNPGANTVPLTGVAFTDTLPIGLTVANSSATTCGGTLTTTSPTGIALTGATINTNSQCQFSVTVTGAAAGNYSNTTGNVTSTNGGTGNTASSSLTVAAPPTIAKSFGALTIPLNGTTSLSFTITNPNTGVALNGVSFTDSLPAGLVVATPGNLNNTCGGGATAVDGSGSVNLTGVTLAASASCTLSVNVTGTTAGVKNNSVTVTSTEGGTGNTSNVSITVVAPPTISNAFAVGSIPLSGTTTLTFTVNNPNTSTTLTGVAFSDTLPSATGTLVVANTPNVSNTCGGSVTATAGTNLISLSGGSVNQSASCTLSVDVRGTVAGDANNTTGAITSTEGGTGATSNTATLSVVAPPTIQKAFGAANLPLNGTTTLTFTIGNPAANTTAESGVAFTDTLTNGLQVAGTPGVSNTCGGAVTAAAGSTSISLTGGSIATPGTSCTIAVNVTGTQTGIIPNTTGAVSSTNGGTGAASNTATLTVASPPTITKAFNPTSIALNSSSTLSFTINNPNTNVALSGVAFGDVLPAGLVVAATPNVTGSCGSGTITAAAGSGTVSLAGGTLTASPGAGSSCTFSVSVTGTTAGVKNNSVVVTSTEGGTGNTANASVTVVAPPTISKAFTPASVPLNSSSSLSFTITNPNTASALSGVGFSDNLPAGVVVAATPNLTGSCGSGTITATAGSGTISLAGGTLTASPAAGSSCTFSVNVTGTTAGSKSNTTGAVTSTEGGTGATSNTAILTVVAAPSIAKAFNPAAIGLNATTSLTFTITNPAANTAVLTGVGFSDTLPAGLTVANSSSSTCGGTLTTTAPTGIVLSGASVAVNSQCVFSVTVTGAASGKYTNTTGPVSSSNGGTGNTASANLSVAALPSITKFFGVQRIALNGNTSMTLTIGNSNAFALTGIAVSDNFPAGLVVNTPPGVVNNCGGTFTAVAGSGSVSLSGVSLAGASTTCDVTVLVQGTTPGLKVNTTGAISSNESGPGGTATDSLNVLIPPTLAKAFGAATVAVGANTSLTFTINNPNGVNLDNLGFTDNLPAGLVIATPNGLAGTCLAAAGPVLNPGVASATSGTGNINLSSLTLANGSCSFSINITGTTTGNKVNTTSTITGTFDDGSGTFIGITGGTATASIAVLGPPSIAKAFGATSVPLSGTTSLTFTITNPGINLAALSGVAFTDNLPAGIVVATPNGLVNNCGGTATAVAGSGSVSLTGAGIATSSNCTLIVNVTGTTNGTKNNITGAVTATNGGTGNTASASIVVGPAADISVTLTHAPDPAAIGGKLKFVATVTNNGPDTANVTLTESFTGKQYLVSAIASVGTCGATEPVSCTLSGMGNGETRQVTIIVTPLLGRNVTANVTVAPDAGTPDPNNGNNSATSTARIRFKPQKF from the coding sequence GGACCGTTGGATCATCACCGATTTCGCTTTCATACTCAGTGGGGGCAACATTGTGGCCCCCGCATTCCAGTGCTTCGCGGTCTCCAAGTCAGGCGATCCTGTTGCCGGGGGCTGGAATTTCTACTCCATTCGGGTCAACGATGCATTTCCTGACTACCCCAAGTTCGGCATCTGGTCCGACGGCCTATATATGTCGGCCAACATGTTTGGTTTCGGCGCTGGTGGCGCGTTCCATAATGTCCGGGTGTGGGCGTTCAACAAAGCCCAGATGTACGCAGGCGCACCAAGCGTACAAATCCTCTCATTTGACGCTCCCGCTGCTGAATTTACCCTGCTTCCCAGCAATGCGCGACTGCAGACGGGCACGCCGCCAACGGGAAGCCCGAACTACTTCGCGGTCGTGGCGCAATTTCTCAATGTGGTCAGCGTCTATAAGTTCCACGTGGACTGGAACCATATTTCTACTTCTACATTCAGCGGCCCCTTCCAATCTCTTACTGCCACGAGTTGGAGTCAATTACTGGCTGCCAATCGGACTGAACAGTCGCCCGGTAATAAACTTGACACGCTGTATTTCCGGCTGATGGTGCAGAACCAGTACACCAATATTGGCGGGGCCGAGTCGTTGTGGAATTCGCATACTGTGGGCGCCTCTGGAGCCACGTCAGCGCAATCAGCGCCCCGCTTTTACCAGGTTGACGTGACTGGCGGAACGGTTGCGGCCAATGCAACCCAGGCTTTTACCTACAGCCCTGACGCTACAGTTTTCCGGTTCATGCCCAGCGTGGAGGTGGATCGCGCGGGAGACATGGCTATGGGCTACAGCGCGACGAACGCTACTTTAAATCCGGCAATCCGTTACGCGGGACGCCTGGCCGGCGACGCAGTAAATTCGATTACCCAAACTGAGACATCGCTGATTGAAGGGACGGGAACGCAATCGGGGAATTGTGGATCCTCTAGTTGTACCCGTTGGGGCGATTATAGCGCTATGACGCTTGATCCCGACGGCTGCACCTTTTGGTATACCAACATGTATTACCAGACCACGGGACTGGCTTTCAACACCCGTATCGGCGCGTTCAGCTTTCCGAGTTGCACGCCCGTAGCAACTGGCACGTTGCAAGGCACAGTAACAGCGTCGGGCAGCGGCACTCCGATCAGTGGCGCAACCGTGGCCCTGGGAAGCAGAACTACAACTACCGCCGTAGATGGCACTTACTCGTTCACCAGCCTTCCTTCCGGCACTTATCCCAGCATTACGGCGAGCTTTCCTGGTTTCAATTCCAGTACGGCAACCAATATCGTTATAAGCGATGGATTGACCACCACGCAGGATTTCTCCCTGGCGCTTGCCCCAACCAGCGGCTGCCTGGTGGATACAACCCAGGCGGACTTCCAGGCTGGTGTGCCCACCAATTGCGACCTCACCAGCAGCCCGGGCGATGTCATTCTGCTGAATGCCCCTAGCATTGATCAGCAAAACACTACGCTTGGGAATAACGGCGTTGGAATCACGATCACGACCTTTGGAGGCCAGACATTTACCCCTGCTGTTACGGGTCAGCTCACGCGGGCCGATATCAATTTGTTCTGCAGCGGCTGTACCGGCACAACGCCTAATCTCACTCTCTCACTCAGGGCGACAAGCGGCGGCCTGCCTACAGGAGCCGATTTGGCATCAGCGACAATTACAGGATTTTCCAGCGGCGCCGCGGTCTTCTACACTGCCAATTTCAGCAGTCCACCCACGCTCACAGCAGGAACACAGTACGCATTGGTAATACGCCCGACCGTGAATCCCTCACCAGGAACCTACGCACTCACCCGGAGCGGCACGTCTACACTCGGCGCCGATGTCTATGCGGGTGGAACTCGGGTGTCCGGGGCCACCAGTGGTACCGTCTGGTCAATCCCAACGACGGGCGGGGTGACGACCGACGCTGGCTTCAAGGTCTTCATGCAGACTGGCTTCGCGCCATCCGGCACTTTTGTTTCATCGATCAAAGACGCCAATCCATCTGCTGGAGCAACGGCCACTTGGGGTACGCTTTCCTGGAATGCAGCTACGCCAACGAATACGAACATTCAATTCCAGGCGGCAGCCAGTAATAGCATTTCCGGGCCGTTCAGTTTTGTTGGACCGGATGGCACAGCAGGAACTTTCTTCACCAATGGCGGGTCGCTGGCACAGTTCAACGGGAACCGTTATCTCAAATACCAGGCATCACTGACCACAACAGACAGCACTGTCACCCCGACCTTGAACGACGTGACAGCATGCTTCAGCACCATCTCGGGTTTTGCTCCGCCAACCATCGCTAAGGCTTTTGGTGCGTCCACAATTCCGCTGACCGGGACCACTTCCCTAAGATTCACAATCGACAATCCCAACGCAAGCGCTTCTCTGAGTGGAATTGGATTCAGCGACACGCTGCCAGCGGGATTGGTGGTAGCGAATCCCAACGGACTGACCGGCTCGTGCGGAGGCGGAACCATTACGGCTGCCGCTGGTTCGAACAGCATCAGCCTCTCCGGTGCAGCTTTGGCGGCGACCGGAGGATGCAGCTTCGCGGTAAATGTCACTGGCATCAGCGCTGGGATACAGAACAACACTACAGGTACGATCACTTCCAACGAGAGCGGAGCAGGCAGCACAGCCTCGGCCTCGCTGACTGTCAACCAGGCCAGCACTTCGACAACCGTGGCTTCCAGCAGTAATCCCTCGGTCTTTGGGCAGTCTGTGACCTTCACGGCCACGGTTTCGTCGGGAGCAGGGACACCAACCGGCACGGTGACGTTCCTCGATGGCGGCAGCCCGATTGGCACCGGAACACTGAGCGGAGGCGTAGCCACTTTCACGACTTCTGCTTTAGCAGTGGGCAGTCACGTCATCACCACCAGCTACGGCGGCGATGCGAACTTCACTGGCAGTACGGGATCGTTGAATACCAACCCACAGGTTGTCATCGCTCCGCCGACCATTAGCAAAGTCTTCGGCGCGGCCAGCATTCCGTTGAACGGCACAACCTCGCTGAGCTTCACCATCAACAACCCCAACACTTCAACCGCGCTAACCGGCGTCGGCTTCGGCGATACGCTGCCGGCAGGCCTGGTAGTGGCGAATCCGAACAACCTTACGGGAAGCTGCGGCGGAGGAACGATCACCGCAGTCGCGGGGACGAACAGCATCAGCTTGTCGGGAGCAACTCTGGCAGCAAGCAGCGGATGCACATTCTCGGTCAATGTCACCGGCGTCACTGCTGGCAACCAGAACAACACCACCGGCAATGTGACCTCAACCGAGGGCGGCGCCGGCGGCACAGCTTCAGCCTCCATCACAGTGGTTGCACCGCCTTCGATTGCCAAGGCCTTCAACCCGGCGACCATCGCGCTGAATGCCACCACGTCGCTGACCTTTACCATCACCAATCCTGGCGCCAATACCGTACCTCTGACAGGAGTGGCTTTTACTGACACGCTGCCCACCGGGCTTACCGTCGCCGATTCCTCGGCCAGCGCCTGTGGCGGGACCTTAACTACAACCAATCCCACGGGCATTGCCCTGGCGGGCGCGACCATTGATGCGAACAGCCAGTGCCAGTTCAGCATGACCGTAACCGGAGCGGCGGCAGGCATCTACAGCAACACCACCGGTAACGTGACTTCGACCAATGGCGGCACGGGTAACACTGCATCATCCAGCCTGACGGTGGCCGCGCCTCCGACCATCAGCAAGACATTCGGCGTGCCAACGATTCCGCTGAACGGGACAACCTCGCTGAGCTTCACCATCAATAACCCGAACACATCAACTCTGACCGGCGTCGGATTTAGTGACACACTGCCTGCAGGCCTGTTAGTAGCAAATCCAAATAACCTTACGGGAAGCTGCGGCGAAGGAACGATCACCGCAGTCGCGGGGACGAACAGCATCAGCTTGTCGGGAGCAACTCTGACAGCGAGCAGCGGATGCACATTCTCGGTGGATGTGACCGGAACCAGCGCGGGAGTCCAGAACAACACCACCGGCAACGTGACCTCAACCGAGGGCGGCGCCGGCGGCACAGCTTCAGCCTCCATCACAGTGGTTGCACCGCCTTCGATTGCCAAGGCCTTCAACCCGGTGACCATCGCGCTGAATACCACCACGTCGCTGACCTTTACCATCACCAATCCTGGCGCCAATACCGTACCGCTGACGGGCGTGGCTTTTACCGACACGCTGCCGATAGGGCTCACCGTTGCCAATTCTTCGGCCACCACCTGTGGCGGCACATTGACGACAACCTCTCCGACCGGCATCGCTCTTACTGGCGCGACCATCAACACAAACAGCCAGTGCCAGTTCAGCGTGACCGTAACCGGAGCGGCGGCAGGCAACTACAGCAACACCACCGGCAACGTGACTTCGACCAATGGCGGCACGGGTAACACTGCATCATCCAGCCTGACAGTGGCCGCGCCTCCGACCATCGCCAAGTCATTCGGCGCACTCACGATTCCGCTGAACGGCACTACATCGCTGAGCTTCACCATCACCAATCCGAACACAGGCGTCGCGCTGAACGGTGTGTCGTTTACCGATAGTCTGCCGGCCGGCCTGGTGGTAGCCACGCCTGGCAACCTGAACAACACTTGCGGCGGCGGCGCCACGGCGGTTGATGGATCGGGCTCCGTGAACCTGACGGGCGTGACCCTGGCGGCGAGCGCTTCCTGCACTCTCTCGGTAAACGTAACTGGGACAACCGCAGGCGTGAAGAACAACAGCGTCACTGTGACTTCCACCGAGGGCGGCACAGGAAATACTTCCAACGTCAGCATCACAGTGGTAGCGCCGCCGACCATCAGCAACGCGTTCGCTGTAGGCAGCATTCCGTTGAGCGGCACCACCACGCTGACATTTACCGTCAACAACCCCAACACTTCAACCACCCTGACTGGCGTCGCGTTCAGCGATACGCTGCCCTCGGCTACCGGGACCCTGGTCGTAGCCAATACGCCCAACGTGAGCAACACCTGCGGCGGCTCGGTAACGGCGACCGCCGGAACCAACCTCATCAGTCTTTCCGGCGGAAGCGTAAACCAAAGTGCATCGTGCACGCTGAGTGTGGACGTGCGGGGAACAGTGGCCGGAGACGCCAATAACACCACAGGCGCGATTACTTCGACCGAGGGGGGCACGGGTGCGACCAGCAATACTGCGACCCTGAGTGTGGTAGCACCGCCGACGATTCAGAAGGCATTTGGCGCGGCCAATCTCCCGCTGAATGGAACGACGACGCTGACCTTCACGATTGGCAATCCAGCGGCCAATACGACGGCAGAGAGCGGAGTAGCGTTCACAGACACGTTGACGAATGGGCTGCAAGTAGCCGGGACACCCGGCGTGAGCAACACTTGCGGCGGGGCAGTGACGGCGGCGGCGGGAAGCACCAGCATCAGCCTGACGGGCGGGAGCATCGCGACGCCGGGGACCTCTTGCACCATCGCAGTGAACGTGACCGGGACGCAGACCGGGATTATTCCCAACACCACCGGTGCAGTGAGCTCGACGAACGGCGGCACGGGCGCGGCCAGCAACACGGCGACTTTGACAGTCGCCAGTCCGCCGACGATCACCAAGGCGTTTAATCCCACCAGCATTGCGTTGAACAGCAGCAGCACGCTGAGCTTCACAATTAACAATCCGAATACCAACGTTGCCCTGAGCGGCGTGGCGTTTGGCGACGTGCTGCCTGCGGGCCTGGTGGTAGCGGCGACGCCCAACGTGACCGGATCCTGCGGCAGCGGCACGATCACCGCGGCAGCCGGAAGCGGCACCGTCAGCCTCGCGGGCGGAACGTTAACCGCATCACCAGGGGCGGGATCATCGTGCACGTTCTCGGTAAGCGTGACCGGAACAACCGCGGGTGTGAAGAACAACAGCGTTGTGGTAACTTCCACAGAAGGCGGAACGGGCAACACTGCCAATGCCTCGGTCACGGTGGTAGCGCCGCCGACCATCAGCAAGGCCTTCACTCCGGCCAGCGTTCCGTTGAATTCGAGCAGCTCACTGAGCTTTACCATCACCAACCCAAATACCGCCAGCGCGCTGAGCGGAGTGGGTTTCAGCGACAACTTGCCGGCGGGCGTAGTTGTAGCCGCAACACCGAACCTAACCGGCTCCTGCGGTAGTGGCACGATTACAGCGACAGCGGGAAGCGGCACCATCAGCCTGGCTGGCGGAACGCTGACCGCATCACCGGCAGCCGGATCGTCATGCACGTTCTCTGTGAACGTGACCGGTACAACGGCCGGAAGCAAGAGCAACACCACGGGCGCAGTAACGTCGACGGAAGGCGGAACGGGCGCGACCAGCAACACGGCGATCCTGACCGTAGTAGCGGCGCCCTCGATTGCCAAAGCTTTCAATCCAGCCGCAATTGGATTGAATGCGACGACATCGCTGACCTTCACCATCACAAATCCAGCGGCCAACACGGCCGTCCTGACGGGAGTGGGATTCAGTGACACTCTGCCTGCAGGGCTGACGGTTGCCAATAGCTCGTCCAGCACCTGCGGCGGAACCCTGACTACGACAGCTCCGACGGGAATCGTCCTGAGCGGCGCGAGTGTTGCGGTGAACAGCCAATGCGTGTTCAGCGTGACCGTGACCGGCGCAGCTTCCGGCAAGTACACCAATACTACGGGGCCGGTAAGTTCCAGCAATGGCGGCACCGGCAACACCGCCAGCGCTAACCTGAGCGTTGCTGCGCTTCCGAGCATCACCAAGTTCTTCGGGGTGCAGAGGATTGCCCTCAACGGCAACACGAGCATGACCTTGACCATCGGCAATTCGAATGCCTTTGCGCTGACCGGCATCGCCGTTAGCGACAACTTCCCCGCGGGACTGGTGGTCAACACCCCGCCCGGGGTTGTCAACAACTGCGGTGGCACATTCACTGCCGTGGCGGGATCGGGTTCGGTGAGCTTGTCGGGTGTCTCTCTGGCGGGAGCCAGCACCACCTGCGACGTCACCGTTTTAGTGCAGGGAACCACGCCTGGCCTGAAGGTGAACACCACCGGGGCCATTTCTTCCAATGAAAGCGGCCCGGGCGGTACGGCCACCGATAGCCTGAACGTGCTCATTCCCCCAACCTTGGCCAAGGCATTCGGAGCGGCAACCGTCGCCGTAGGCGCCAACACCAGCCTCACCTTTACCATCAACAATCCCAATGGCGTGAATCTCGACAATCTGGGATTCACCGACAATCTACCGGCCGGGCTGGTCATCGCCACGCCCAACGGCCTGGCGGGTACCTGTCTCGCTGCCGCTGGGCCGGTGTTGAACCCCGGAGTGGCCTCTGCGACCTCCGGAACAGGTAATATCAACTTGTCTTCGTTGACCCTGGCGAACGGTTCGTGCTCTTTCTCCATCAACATCACCGGCACCACCACAGGTAATAAGGTCAACACCACCAGCACCATCACCGGCACATTCGATGACGGCAGCGGCACCTTCATTGGCATCACGGGCGGAACCGCCACCGCGAGCATCGCAGTGTTAGGGCCGCCATCGATCGCCAAAGCCTTCGGAGCAACCAGCGTTCCGTTGAGTGGAACCACCTCGCTGACCTTTACCATCACCAATCCTGGGATCAACCTTGCTGCTCTGAGCGGAGTTGCATTTACCGACAATTTGCCGGCCGGGATCGTCGTGGCCACGCCCAATGGATTAGTCAACAATTGCGGTGGAACGGCAACGGCGGTGGCGGGCTCGGGAAGCGTGTCGCTGACCGGGGCCGGCATCGCAACCAGCAGCAACTGCACGCTGATCGTGAACGTAACCGGAACCACGAATGGCACCAAGAACAACATCACCGGCGCCGTGACCGCAACCAATGGCGGTACGGGAAACACGGCATCAGCCAGCATCGTGGTGGGCCCGGCGGCGGATATTTCTGTCACTCTGACGCACGCACCCGATCCTGCTGCAATTGGCGGCAAGTTGAAGTTTGTGGCCACCGTAACCAATAACGGTCCTGACACTGCGAATGTGACTTTGACGGAGAGCTTTACAGGAAAGCAGTACCTGGTTTCCGCAATCGCAAGCGTGGGCACGTGTGGCGCGACCGAGCCGGTCAGCTGCACCCTGTCGGGCATGGGTAACGGCGAGACCCGGCAGGTCACTATTATCGTCACGCCGCTGCTGGGAAGGAACGTCACCGCGAACGTCACCGTGGCACCGGATGCGGGCACGCCTGATCCGAACAACGGCAACAACAGCGCCACAAGCACGGCGCGAATCAGGTTCAAGCCACAGAAGTTCTGA